From the genome of Neisseria lisongii, one region includes:
- the thiC gene encoding phosphomethylpyrimidine synthase ThiC: MTIQEIRHESEQLADLSRDINIRFAYPNSERIYLQGSRPDLRVPLRQIYQDDTLTDRGREENPPIPVYDTGGAYGDPSAAIDLKQGLPPLRQAWLDERGDTDILPELSSRYGRERAADPKTAHLRFKHITQPRRAKAGKNVTQMHYARQGIITPEMEFVALRERMKLDELCRDERYRKLLRQHEGQSFGARLPTHPDQITPEFVRQEIAAGRAIIPANINHPELEPMIIGRNFRVKINGNLGNSAVTSSLTEEVEKMVWSLRWGTDTVMDLSTGKHIHETREWIIRNAPVPIGTVPIYQALEKTGGIAEDLTWELFRDTLIEQAEQGVDYFTIHAGVLLRYVPLTANRLTGIVSRGGSIMAKWCLAHHQENFLYTHFDEICEIMKAYDVSFSLGDGLRPGCIADANDEAQFSELRTLGELTAKAWRHDVQVMIEGPGHVPLQRIRANMDEELSHCFEAPFYTLGPLVTDIAPGYDHITSGIGAANIGWYGTAMLCYVTPKEHLGLPDKEDVRTGIITYKLAAHAADLAKGWPGAQLRDNALSKARFEFRWRDQFRLSLDPERAESFHDATLPAEGAKTAHFCSMCGPKFCSMKITQEVRDYAAAQGMAEKAVEFVKNGAEIYR; encoded by the coding sequence ATGACGATTCAAGAAATCCGCCATGAGTCGGAGCAGCTTGCCGATTTGAGCCGGGACATTAATATCCGCTTTGCTTATCCGAATTCGGAGCGTATTTATTTACAGGGTAGCCGCCCGGATCTTCGGGTGCCGCTGCGTCAGATTTATCAGGACGATACGTTGACGGATAGAGGGCGTGAGGAAAATCCGCCGATTCCGGTGTACGATACCGGCGGGGCATATGGTGATCCGTCTGCCGCCATTGATTTGAAACAGGGTTTGCCGCCGCTGCGCCAAGCGTGGTTGGATGAGCGTGGGGATACGGATATTTTGCCGGAATTGAGCAGCCGCTACGGTAGGGAGCGTGCCGCCGATCCGAAAACGGCGCATTTGCGGTTTAAGCATATTACGCAGCCCCGCCGTGCCAAAGCGGGGAAAAATGTTACTCAGATGCACTATGCCCGCCAAGGCATCATTACGCCGGAAATGGAGTTTGTTGCGCTGCGGGAGCGGATGAAGTTGGACGAACTATGTCGGGACGAGCGTTATCGTAAATTGTTGCGTCAACATGAGGGGCAAAGTTTCGGCGCTCGTCTGCCGACCCACCCCGATCAGATTACGCCTGAATTTGTGCGTCAGGAAATTGCCGCCGGTCGGGCGATTATTCCTGCGAATATCAATCACCCCGAACTGGAACCGATGATTATCGGCCGCAATTTCCGTGTGAAAATCAACGGTAATCTCGGTAATTCCGCCGTTACTTCGAGCCTGACGGAGGAAGTGGAGAAAATGGTGTGGTCGCTGCGCTGGGGAACGGATACGGTGATGGATTTGTCCACCGGCAAACATATTCACGAAACCCGTGAATGGATTATCCGCAATGCGCCTGTGCCGATCGGTACGGTGCCGATTTATCAGGCGCTGGAAAAAACCGGCGGCATTGCCGAGGATTTAACGTGGGAACTGTTTCGGGATACATTAATCGAGCAGGCGGAACAGGGTGTGGATTATTTCACCATTCATGCGGGCGTGTTGCTGCGTTATGTGCCGCTGACCGCCAACCGGCTCACCGGCATTGTTTCCCGGGGTGGTTCGATTATGGCGAAATGGTGTCTGGCGCATCATCAGGAAAATTTCCTTTACACGCATTTTGACGAAATCTGCGAAATCATGAAGGCATACGATGTATCCTTCAGCTTGGGCGACGGCCTGCGGCCGGGCTGCATTGCCGATGCCAACGATGAAGCCCAGTTCAGCGAGTTGCGCACTTTGGGCGAACTCACCGCCAAAGCATGGCGGCACGATGTGCAGGTAATGATCGAAGGCCCCGGCCATGTGCCGCTGCAACGGATTCGTGCCAATATGGACGAAGAATTGTCCCACTGCTTTGAAGCCCCGTTTTACACGCTCGGCCCGTTGGTAACCGACATCGCTCCGGGTTACGACCACATCACTTCCGGCATCGGCGCTGCCAATATCGGCTGGTACGGCACGGCCATGCTCTGCTACGTTACCCCAAAAGAACATTTGGGCCTGCCCGACAAAGAAGACGTGCGCACCGGCATTATCACCTACAAACTCGCCGCCCACGCCGCCGATCTTGCCAAAGGCTGGCCGGGTGCTCAGCTTAGGGACAACGCTTTATCCAAAGCCCGCTTCGAGTTCCGCTGGCGCGACCAGTTCCGCCTAAGCCTTGATCCCGAACGTGCCGAAAGTTTCCACGACGCAACCCTGCCTGCCGAGGGCGCTAAAACTGCCCATTTCTGCTCAATGTGCGGTCCGAAATTCTGCTCGATGAAAATCACGCAGGAAGTGCGGGACTATGCCGCCGCACAAGGCATGGCGGAAAAAGCCGTTGAATTTGTGAAAAACGGAGCGGAGATTTACCGCTGA
- a CDS encoding MlaC/ttg2D family ABC transporter substrate-binding protein, translating to MNRLIPAIVLAAPVMASAYAAAHPAQEQMQQNIDAVLKIARNNALSEAQKVKQVEQYADRYLDYERISALAVGAPWRQFTAKQKTDFIAAFKEMVVSMYAHSALVGAADAKVKLLPKMTENANKFDVFSEIQTKSGNKYEVAYQLYKIGPVYKIYNFRVDGASLVTIYRNQFNELIKQKGIDGTIAAVKAKGLKKQ from the coding sequence ATGAACCGTTTGATTCCGGCTATTGTTTTGGCAGCACCGGTGATGGCATCGGCTTATGCGGCGGCACACCCGGCGCAGGAGCAGATGCAGCAGAATATTGATGCGGTGTTGAAAATCGCCCGCAATAATGCTTTGAGCGAAGCGCAGAAGGTGAAGCAGGTTGAGCAGTATGCCGACCGTTATTTAGACTACGAACGCATTTCGGCCTTGGCGGTGGGCGCACCTTGGCGGCAGTTTACAGCAAAACAGAAAACGGATTTTATTGCTGCATTTAAAGAAATGGTGGTGTCGATGTATGCGCATTCGGCTTTGGTCGGGGCGGCAGACGCAAAGGTGAAGCTGTTGCCGAAGATGACGGAAAATGCCAATAAATTTGATGTGTTTTCGGAAATTCAGACCAAAAGCGGCAATAAATATGAAGTAGCGTATCAGCTTTATAAAATCGGGCCGGTGTATAAAATCTATAATTTCCGGGTGGACGGTGCGAGCTTGGTAACGATTTACCGCAATCAGTTTAATGAGTTGATTAAACAGAAAGGTATTGACGGTACGATTGCGGCGGTGAAAGCCAAAGGCTTGAAAAAGCAGTAA
- the uvrB gene encoding excinuclease ABC subunit UvrB, translating into MQVIQYENSPFKLHQPFPPAGDQPTAIAGLLEGLSDGLAYQTLLGVTGSGKTYTMANVIAQSGRPAIIMAHNKTLAAQLYAEMREFFPENAVEYFVSYYDYYQPEAYVPSRDLFIEKDSAINEHIEQMRLSATKNLMTRNDVIIVATVSAIYGIGDPTEYQQMVLSVKEGDTLEQRDIIATLVAMQYERGDLDFKRGSFRVRGDVIDVYPAESSDNALRISLFDDEIDRLDLFDPLTGGNVQRVGRYTVFPSSHYVTPRETVLRACERIKEELRERVAFFGKELRHVEQQRIEQRTRFDLEMLYEMGFCKGIENYSRHFSGKKEGEPPPTLMDYLPDNAIMFIDESHVTVTQIGGMYKGDASRKQNLVDYGFRLPSARDNRPLKFHEFEKIMPQTIFVSATPAKYEEEHAGQVVEQVVRPTGLVDPIIEIRPVATQVDDLLSEINERIKKGERTLVTTLTKRMAEQLTDYYSELGVKVRYLHSDIDTVERVEIIRDLRLGLFDVLVGINLLREGLDIPEVSLVAILDADKEGFLRSHRSLIQTIGRAARNVNGVAILYADKITDSMKAAIDETERRREKQIKFNIEHGIVPQQIKKQVKDIIDGVYHDDSGSSKGRLKNKVKIGEIRTEDDALKEIAKLEKAMQQAARDLQFEEAAVLRDKIRGIKEGLLFGAE; encoded by the coding sequence ATGCAGGTTATCCAATACGAAAATTCCCCGTTCAAACTTCATCAGCCGTTTCCGCCGGCGGGCGACCAGCCTACGGCGATTGCCGGGCTTTTGGAGGGACTTTCAGACGGCCTTGCCTACCAAACGCTGCTGGGCGTAACCGGTTCGGGCAAAACCTATACCATGGCCAATGTGATTGCCCAAAGCGGCCGACCGGCGATTATTATGGCGCACAATAAAACTCTGGCGGCGCAACTTTATGCCGAAATGCGGGAGTTTTTCCCCGAAAATGCGGTGGAATATTTCGTATCCTACTATGATTATTACCAGCCCGAAGCCTATGTTCCCAGCCGTGATTTATTTATCGAAAAAGATTCGGCGATTAACGAACATATCGAACAAATGCGTTTGAGTGCCACCAAAAACCTGATGACCCGCAACGATGTGATTATCGTGGCGACCGTATCGGCGATTTACGGTATCGGCGACCCGACCGAGTATCAGCAGATGGTGTTGTCGGTCAAAGAGGGCGATACCCTTGAGCAGCGGGACATTATCGCCACTTTGGTTGCCATGCAGTATGAACGGGGCGATTTGGATTTCAAACGGGGTTCGTTTCGGGTGCGGGGCGATGTGATTGACGTTTATCCGGCGGAAAGTTCCGACAATGCCCTGCGCATCAGCCTGTTTGATGATGAAATCGACCGTTTGGACTTATTCGACCCGCTCACCGGCGGCAATGTGCAGCGTGTCGGACGCTATACCGTGTTCCCGTCCAGCCATTACGTTACGCCGAGGGAAACTGTCTTGCGTGCCTGCGAACGGATTAAAGAAGAGTTGCGGGAACGGGTGGCCTTTTTCGGCAAAGAATTGCGCCATGTCGAGCAGCAGCGGATTGAGCAGCGCACCCGTTTTGACTTGGAAATGCTCTACGAAATGGGCTTCTGCAAAGGCATTGAAAACTATTCCCGCCACTTTTCCGGCAAAAAAGAAGGCGAACCGCCGCCGACACTGATGGACTATTTGCCCGACAACGCCATCATGTTTATCGACGAAAGCCATGTAACCGTAACCCAAATCGGCGGCATGTACAAAGGCGATGCCAGCCGCAAACAAAACCTCGTAGATTACGGCTTCCGCCTACCATCCGCCCGAGACAACCGCCCGCTCAAATTCCACGAATTTGAAAAAATCATGCCGCAAACCATCTTCGTTTCCGCCACCCCCGCCAAATACGAAGAAGAACACGCCGGGCAGGTTGTCGAACAAGTTGTCCGCCCCACAGGGCTGGTCGATCCCATTATCGAAATCCGACCCGTTGCCACCCAAGTTGATGATTTACTTTCCGAAATCAACGAACGCATCAAAAAAGGCGAACGTACCCTCGTTACCACCCTCACCAAACGCATGGCCGAGCAGCTCACCGACTATTACAGCGAATTAGGCGTAAAAGTCCGCTATCTGCACAGCGACATCGACACCGTAGAACGAGTTGAAATCATTAGAGATTTACGTTTAGGCCTGTTTGACGTATTGGTTGGCATCAACCTCTTGCGTGAAGGCTTGGACATTCCCGAAGTTTCTCTAGTCGCCATTCTCGATGCCGATAAAGAAGGCTTCCTGCGCAGCCACCGCAGCCTGATCCAAACCATAGGCCGAGCCGCCCGCAATGTAAACGGCGTAGCCATTCTGTATGCCGACAAAATCACCGATTCCATGAAAGCCGCCATCGACGAAACCGAACGCCGGCGGGAAAAACAGATTAAATTCAACATCGAACACGGTATTGTTCCGCAGCAAATCAAAAAACAGGTCAAAGACATCATCGACGGCGTGTACCACGACGATTCAGGCAGCAGCAAAGGCCGTCTGAAAAACAAAGTCAAAATCGGCGAAATCCGCACCGAAGACGATGCCCTCAAAGAAATCGCCAAACTCGAAAAAGCCATGCAGCAGGCAGCACGGGATTTACAGTTTGAAGAAGCCGCCGTATTGCGGGATAAAATACGGGGGATTAAAGAAGGGCTGCTGTTTGGAGCGGAATAG
- a CDS encoding IS110 family transposase, translated as MQDRFMMSTQNYGGIDIAKRNFVIGITSSKKTKTETNNQKGFLHTIEYLKKHQASLVVMESTGGLEIPLAKALHRAGFKVIIANPRQTHQFAQSQSLTKTDAADAKMLAFYAQVITQKPDWERQLYTPPSEAEEILEALISRRTQLVEMRSAEKNRLQQVHETQIQSVEALIAHFDILIAALDKQIEEHNDTHFGDKSSLLQSIKGIGPTTAATLCAMLPELGKVSHKQIAGLVGVAPYVKESGTMKFKSRCFGGRSAVRKTLYMAAMVAAHYEPRIKDFYQRLRLRGKPYKVAVTACMRKLLTILNAMMRDRLAAVSAV; from the coding sequence ATGCAAGACAGGTTTATGATGAGTACCCAAAACTACGGCGGTATCGACATCGCCAAACGAAACTTCGTTATCGGCATCACGTCTTCCAAAAAGACCAAAACCGAGACCAACAACCAAAAAGGCTTTCTCCACACCATCGAATACCTGAAAAAACATCAGGCCTCACTGGTTGTGATGGAAAGCACCGGCGGACTGGAAATCCCATTGGCCAAAGCACTGCACCGGGCAGGATTCAAAGTCATCATTGCCAATCCCCGTCAGACGCACCAATTCGCACAGTCGCAATCACTCACCAAAACCGATGCGGCCGATGCCAAAATGTTGGCGTTTTACGCACAGGTAATCACACAAAAGCCCGATTGGGAACGGCAGCTCTATACGCCGCCGAGTGAGGCAGAAGAAATCCTCGAAGCCTTAATCAGCCGCCGCACTCAACTGGTTGAAATGCGCAGTGCCGAAAAAAACCGTTTGCAGCAGGTACATGAAACACAGATTCAAAGTGTTGAAGCACTGATCGCACATTTCGACATACTGATTGCTGCTTTGGACAAACAGATCGAAGAACATAACGACACTCATTTTGGCGACAAAAGCAGTCTGCTGCAAAGCATCAAAGGTATCGGCCCGACTACTGCGGCGACCTTATGTGCGATGTTGCCGGAATTGGGCAAAGTATCGCATAAACAGATTGCCGGTTTGGTAGGTGTCGCCCCTTATGTGAAAGAAAGCGGCACAATGAAGTTTAAAAGCCGCTGTTTCGGCGGGCGCAGTGCTGTACGCAAAACGCTGTATATGGCGGCGATGGTGGCGGCACACTACGAACCGAGGATTAAGGACTTCTACCAACGTCTGCGTTTGCGGGGTAAGCCGTACAAAGTGGCGGTAACGGCCTGTATGCGTAAGCTGCTGACGATTCTGAATGCGATGATGCGGGATCGTTTGGCGGCAGTGAGTGCTGTTTGA